The Candidatus Sphingomonas colombiensis genome contains the following window.
CGGCGTGCCGGTGTAGGTGAAGCTGCCGCCGGCGAACAAGCCGGACAGCGCGGTGGAGATCGTCCCGATCGTCGCGGTAAGCGAGATTGTGGGGAAGAAGGCTGCGCGCGCCGCGCCGATATTGGCGTTCTGCGCGATCAACTGATGCTCCGCCTGCAACACATCGGGGCGTCGCAAAAGCACCTGCGACGAGACGTTGGCCGGCAGTGCGTCCAGCGTGACCTGCCCCTGATCCAGCCCGGCCGGCAATTGCTCGGCGGCGACGGTCGTACCGGCGAGCAGGTTGAGCGCGTTCTGATCCTGCGCGATCCGGGTGCGCAGCACCGCGATATCGTTGCGCGCGCCCTGATAGCTCGTTTCCGCCTGCCGTGCGGCCAGCTCGGAAGCGACGCCGATGCGGAATTGCGCGCGGGTCAGCTCCAGTGTTTGCTCGAACGTTTTGAGCGTCTGTTCCGCCAGCGCGAGCTGATCGCGATCGGAGGCGAGCGTCAGCCATGCGGTGGCGATTTCCGCGATCAGGCTGATGCGCGTCGATCGCTGGGCTTCCTCGCTGGCGAAATAGCGTTCCTGCGCCGCTCGGCTCAGGTTGCGGACCCGGCCGAACAGGTCCAGCTCGAACGAAGAGAAACCGGCCGACACCGTATAGGCCGAGATATCGGGCGATACGCCGGTCGACGCGCCGCCGCTCAGCGCCGCGACATTGTTGGTATAGGTCGCGCCGGCGTTCACTCCGGTGGAGGGAACCAGATCGGCCCGCTGCACGCGATATTGCGCGCGTGCCTGCAACACATTGGCCGCCGCGACACGCAGGTCGCGATTGTTGGCGAGCCCGGTCTCGATCACCTGGCGCAGCCGCGCGTCGGTGAAGAAATCGCGCCACCCGACCTTGGTGATGTCCGGCGC
Protein-coding sequences here:
- a CDS encoding efflux transporter outer membrane subunit, with translation MNRRHNIVALLACATALSACNLAPKYVRPVGAVPAELPQGGPYPAAATDAPDITKVGWRDFFTDARLRQVIETGLANNRDLRVAAANVLQARAQYRVQRADLVPSTGVNAGATYTNNVAALSGGASTGVSPDISAYTVSAGFSSFELDLFGRVRNLSRAAQERYFASEEAQRSTRISLIAEIATAWLTLASDRDQLALAEQTLKTFEQTLELTRAQFRIGVASELAARQAETSYQGARNDIAVLRTRIAQDQNALNLLAGTTVAAEQLPAGLDQGQVTLDALPANVSSQVLLRRPDVLQAEHQLIAQNANIGAARAAFFPTISLTATIGTISTALSGLFAGGSFTYTGTPAASLPLFDGGRNAGNLAYAKASQQAAVATYEKSIQTAFREVADALATRGTIGEQVAAQDARVTAAQVAARLSDARYRAGIDSFLTTLDAQRTAYAAQQQLQTTRLARASNLVELYRALGGGLD